The Tatumella ptyseos genome segment CCCGCATGGCTACTAAAACTTCCGCCTTCGCTATTCACGATGCGTGAGTCACACTCCAATGCCGCTTGCTCAGCCGCCGCTGCATACTCGATGGCACGATCGGGCGTGATGGCTAAAGGGTGGTAAAGATCCAAATCTGGGGCATCCCATGCCAGTAAAGAGGCATCAGCCACATCGGAGAAAGGATCCTCTGAGGTATAGCGAGCAATATCGATTGCCGCCTGCACCGCACGTTCAATGGCTACAGGGCTTAAATCGGTAGAGGAGGCACTGCCTTTACGCTGCCCGAGATAAACGGTGATACCAAGGGCACCATCGCTATTAAATTCAACATTCTCTACTTCACCGTAGCGAGTGCTTACGCTCAGTCCAGTCGTTTTATTAACGGCGACTTCTGCGCCATCTGTGCGGCTTTTTGCGAAGGTTAAGGCATGTTCGACCGCGTGTTCAAGAACCTGTTGTTGTTCTAAAACTTGAAGAGATTCACTCATTGCTCTGCCATCTGCTGTTATCTGAAGGTAGAATGAGTTTAACAGAGTCAGAGAACAATTTCGCAGTCTGGCTGTAACCTGATAGCATAAGCCACTTTTTTTAGGAGCCCTACCATGATTAACCCGCCCGATGAGTGGCTCGACCACCAGCCTGATCCACAAGAAGAAGAAGACGAAGAGATAATTTGGGTCAGTAAAAGCGAAATTAAACGTGATGCCGAAGAGCTAAAACGTCTTGGAATGGAAATGATGGAGTTAAGCAAGAACGAACTCGATCGAATTCCGCTTGATGAAGAATTACGTCAAGCCATTGAACTTGCACAACGCATCAAGAAAGAAGGCCGTCGTCGCCAAATCCAGTTAATTGGAAAAATGCTACGCTCACGCGATGAGCAGCCTATCCGCTTAGCACTCGACAAGCTGAAAAATAGACATAACCAACAAGTCGCCTTATTCCACAAATTAGAAGTTTTGCGTGATCGTCTAATTGAACAAGGGGATAGCGCGATGGATGAAGTGATTGAGCTATACCCAATGGCAGATCGTCAACAACTTCGCAGCTTGATTCGTAATGCACAAAAAGAGAAAGCAACGAATAAGCCGCCAAAGTCATCCCGCCAGATTTTCCAATATCTGCGTGAGCTCGCCGAAGCCTAATCCTTTACTGCCGCCCAGCGTCTACACTGAGCGGCATTTTTTATTACGCTAGTGTTGAGGCCGAAAGGCTATCCAACAGCTTCTGGTGTATCCCTTCGAAACCGCCGTTACTCATCACCAAAATAACATCGCCTGGTTTCACAGACTTAGTGATCATTGCGACTAACTGCGTGATGTCAGCGCTCCATTGCACCGGCTGGACGCAAGCCTCTGCAACCTCAGCAACTTGCCAAGGGATATGGCTCGGCTGGAATAGAAACACTTCGTCGGCACGAGCCAAGGAAGGAGCAAGTTCATTCTTACTGACCCCTAACTTCATCGTATTCGAACGAGGCTCTAAAACTGCCAAAATGCGACGAGTCCCGCCAATTTTACTCCGCAGCGCAGAGAGCGTTGCTAAAATAGCCGTGGGGTGGTGAGCAAAGTCATCATAAACTTCAATGCCATTCACCGTTCCGCGGAGTTCGAGACGCCGTCTTGCATTGACGAACTCATTTAGCGCTTTCGCTGCATCCTGTGGAGTGATCCCAATATGCCTAGCCGCAGCGATTGCCATCAAGCCATTGTTCATATTATGTTCACCGACTAATCCCCACTCAACCTCTGCGACCACTTCATTGTTGAGTTTTACTGACCAGCGGGAGGCATCGGGGCAGCTTTTCTGTGCCAGCCACTGGCCGTGTGGACCCGTTGTCTCTTGCTCACTCCAGCAGCCCATCCCGATAACGTGACGCAAATTATGATCCTGCTCTGGCCAGATCACTTTTCCTTTACCTGGAACGATACGCAGTAAATGGTGGAACTGCTTTTTCACTGCATTCAAGTCATCAAAGATGTCCGCATGGTCAAATTCGAGATTATTCAACACCAGCGTACGTGGGCAGTAATGAACGAATTTTGACCGCTTATCGAAGAAGGCACTGTCATATTCATCTGCCTCGATAACGAAAAACGGACTATCGCCTAAACGTGCTGAGACATCAAAGTTACCGGGTACGCCCCCAATAACAAAACCCGGAGCCATGCCACACGACTCGAGGATCCACGCGACCATACCTGAGGTAGTGGTCTTACCATGGGTCCCGGCAACGGCGATTACCCAGCGATCACGCAAAATAAAATCGTGTAGCCACTGTGGACCCGAAACATAAGGAATATTATTTTCCAGAACGGCTTCGACGCAAGGATTTCCCCGCGACATGGCGTTACCGATAATCACTAAATCAGGTGCCGGATCCAGCTGCTGTGGATCGTAGCCTTGAGTCAAACTAATGCCTTGTTGTGCCAACAAGGTACTCATCGGTGGATAGACGTTCGCATCGGACCCTGTTACTTCATGCCCCAAGGCCCTCGCGAGAATGGCTAAACCACCCATGAATGTTCCACAGATACCAAGAATATGAATTCGCATTAAGAGATCTACCACTAAGTTTTTTGTACAGTTTACCTATATCGCATTTAGGAGCAACTCAGAGGATTGATTTGATCCGATCCGCAGTGTAGCTTGACTATACTGTTAATGAAAAGTAAACCAATTTACGATCAGGATACGCAATGAAGAC includes the following:
- the yjgA gene encoding ribosome biogenesis factor YjgA — encoded protein: MINPPDEWLDHQPDPQEEEDEEIIWVSKSEIKRDAEELKRLGMEMMELSKNELDRIPLDEELRQAIELAQRIKKEGRRRQIQLIGKMLRSRDEQPIRLALDKLKNRHNQQVALFHKLEVLRDRLIEQGDSAMDEVIELYPMADRQQLRSLIRNAQKEKATNKPPKSSRQIFQYLRELAEA
- the mpl gene encoding UDP-N-acetylmuramate:L-alanyl-gamma-D-glutamyl-meso-diaminopimelate ligase → MRIHILGICGTFMGGLAILARALGHEVTGSDANVYPPMSTLLAQQGISLTQGYDPQQLDPAPDLVIIGNAMSRGNPCVEAVLENNIPYVSGPQWLHDFILRDRWVIAVAGTHGKTTTSGMVAWILESCGMAPGFVIGGVPGNFDVSARLGDSPFFVIEADEYDSAFFDKRSKFVHYCPRTLVLNNLEFDHADIFDDLNAVKKQFHHLLRIVPGKGKVIWPEQDHNLRHVIGMGCWSEQETTGPHGQWLAQKSCPDASRWSVKLNNEVVAEVEWGLVGEHNMNNGLMAIAAARHIGITPQDAAKALNEFVNARRRLELRGTVNGIEVYDDFAHHPTAILATLSALRSKIGGTRRILAVLEPRSNTMKLGVSKNELAPSLARADEVFLFQPSHIPWQVAEVAEACVQPVQWSADITQLVAMITKSVKPGDVILVMSNGGFEGIHQKLLDSLSASTLA